A region from the Dehalococcoides mccartyi CG5 genome encodes:
- a CDS encoding ABC transporter ATP-binding protein: MNTHAIKVSNLVKRYKDCTALDGLSLEIEQGECFGLLGPNGAGKTTLVRILTSLSPSDSGKVEVMGLDLSHHLRQIKAMFGVIPQLDNLDAELSVTENLVTFARFFDIKPADARQRAADILKLFKLEQKANSEVKALSGGMRRRLLLARGLINNPSIIILDEPSVGLDPQSKYLVWQKLKEFKANGITQLLTTQNMDEAAVLCDRIAIMHQGKVLDMDTPKGLVDRHVGQCLIEIEVRSGEHETITAECIRRGLDFEDSGLIIQVFRCGEDNLLDELKALGWNVWQRIGTLEDVFLRLTGKGLVE, encoded by the coding sequence ATGAATACTCATGCTATAAAGGTTTCCAATCTGGTTAAAAGGTACAAAGACTGCACTGCTCTGGATGGACTAAGTCTGGAAATAGAGCAGGGGGAATGCTTTGGGCTTTTAGGGCCAAACGGGGCGGGTAAAACCACTCTGGTGCGTATACTGACTTCACTTTCGCCTTCAGATTCGGGAAAGGTGGAGGTAATGGGACTTGATCTGTCCCACCATCTGCGGCAGATAAAAGCTATGTTCGGGGTGATACCCCAGCTGGACAATCTGGACGCTGAACTTTCGGTAACCGAAAATCTGGTTACCTTTGCCCGTTTCTTTGACATAAAACCGGCTGATGCCCGCCAGAGAGCAGCTGACATACTGAAACTTTTCAAACTGGAGCAAAAGGCCAATTCCGAGGTAAAAGCCCTTTCAGGCGGTATGCGGCGGCGTTTGCTGCTGGCCCGGGGGCTTATAAATAACCCCAGCATTATTATTCTGGACGAACCCTCGGTGGGTCTTGACCCCCAGTCCAAGTATCTGGTTTGGCAGAAGCTGAAGGAATTTAAAGCCAATGGCATAACCCAGTTACTCACCACCCAGAATATGGACGAAGCGGCTGTGTTGTGTGACCGTATAGCTATAATGCATCAGGGCAAAGTACTGGATATGGATACCCCCAAAGGGCTGGTGGACAGGCATGTAGGCCAGTGTCTTATTGAGATAGAAGTTCGCTCTGGTGAGCATGAGACCATAACAGCTGAATGCATACGCCGCGGGCTGGATTTTGAAGATTCCGGTTTGATTATACAGGTATTCCGCTGCGGTGAAGATAACCTGCTAGATGAACTGAAAGCACTTGGCTGGAATGTATGGCAGCGGATAGGTACTCTGGAAGATGTATTTTTACGCCTGACCGGAAAGGGGCTGGTGGAATGA
- a CDS encoding diacylglycerol/lipid kinase family protein, which produces MVAKVIVNPVAGARSTEQKWPHISRLMRDMGFSYDFQYTESQGHAIEIARTAALNGYPYLVAVGGDGTINEVVNGILTASQDQKTLMGVVDTGTGNDFVRSLGLDGNYLHSCQHLLSSKHTQVDAGLVTFQKDGRKVSRFFVNGAGVGFDAEVAAATEHMPKALGGTIPFVMALAKTLVGYRNKTIDIRLDTDDYTRRVLSVIVANGSYFGGGMKIAPSALITDSRFDVITLGDVNKLEILQTFPKIYKGTHITHPKVKTEHAHFVSISSGEGLYLQADGELLGKTPATFEVLPQALTMVF; this is translated from the coding sequence TTGGTAGCAAAAGTAATAGTTAACCCGGTGGCTGGGGCAAGGTCCACCGAACAAAAATGGCCGCATATCAGCAGGCTTATGCGTGATATGGGCTTTTCTTATGATTTTCAATATACTGAAAGCCAGGGGCATGCTATAGAGATTGCCCGTACCGCCGCTCTAAACGGATATCCCTATCTGGTAGCAGTGGGTGGTGACGGTACTATTAACGAAGTAGTCAACGGTATCCTTACCGCCAGCCAAGACCAAAAAACCCTGATGGGAGTGGTGGATACCGGTACCGGCAATGATTTTGTGCGTTCACTGGGTCTTGACGGAAACTATCTTCATTCCTGCCAGCATTTGCTTAGCTCCAAACACACTCAGGTAGATGCCGGCTTGGTGACTTTCCAAAAAGATGGCCGAAAGGTCAGCCGTTTCTTTGTAAACGGGGCAGGGGTGGGGTTTGATGCCGAAGTGGCGGCCGCTACCGAACATATGCCCAAAGCTCTGGGCGGGACTATCCCGTTTGTAATGGCTCTGGCTAAAACTCTGGTTGGCTATCGCAACAAGACCATAGATATTAGGCTGGATACAGATGACTATACCCGCCGTGTTTTAAGCGTAATTGTAGCTAATGGCAGTTATTTCGGGGGTGGCATGAAAATCGCGCCGTCCGCCCTTATTACTGATAGCCGGTTTGATGTAATAACTCTGGGTGATGTAAACAAGCTGGAAATCCTGCAAACCTTCCCCAAGATTTACAAGGGTACTCATATTACCCATCCCAAGGTAAAAACCGAACATGCCCATTTTGTCAGTATTTCCTCCGGAGAGGGGCTGTACCTTCAGGCAGACGGCGAGCTTTTAGGCAAGACTCCGGCTACCTTTGAGGTATTGCCTCAGGCTCTCACCATGGTCTTCTGA
- the rsmA gene encoding 16S rRNA (adenine(1518)-N(6)/adenine(1519)-N(6))-dimethyltransferase RsmA, with product MEKDVPLLVASAPSLMAQAKEMMEGYTLKARKGLGQHFLISQGVLNKILAAADLKPTDTVIEVGPGLGALTEELLKRAGQVIAVELDDKLIDALTEKFKGYPNFRLIHSDILKTSPEEILGQDVPYKLVANLPYYITSAVLRQFLEAKLKPESMVVMVQKEVAKNIVAKTGDMGLLTLSVRFYGNPSLVSVVPGGAFYPPPEVDSAIVKIVIPQTTIMEGVSEVDFFKLARAGFGTRRKTLLNALAQGLGISKPVILSLLNGAGIDPARRAETLSMEEWKKLCLEYAGNPC from the coding sequence ATGGAAAAAGATGTGCCTCTGTTAGTTGCCAGCGCCCCCTCGCTTATGGCTCAGGCCAAAGAGATGATGGAGGGCTATACCCTGAAAGCCCGCAAAGGGCTGGGGCAGCATTTTTTGATAAGTCAGGGTGTGCTGAACAAAATACTTGCGGCCGCAGATTTGAAACCGACCGATACGGTTATTGAAGTGGGCCCCGGTCTTGGGGCATTGACTGAAGAACTCCTGAAAAGAGCCGGACAGGTGATAGCGGTAGAGCTGGATGACAAGCTTATAGATGCTCTGACCGAAAAATTTAAAGGCTACCCCAATTTCAGGCTTATCCATTCGGATATACTTAAAACCAGCCCTGAAGAGATATTGGGTCAAGATGTTCCTTACAAGCTGGTAGCCAACCTGCCTTATTACATTACTTCAGCTGTACTCCGCCAGTTTCTGGAAGCAAAACTCAAGCCGGAATCAATGGTGGTCATGGTCCAGAAGGAAGTAGCCAAAAACATAGTTGCCAAAACAGGGGATATGGGGCTTTTGACCCTGAGCGTTCGTTTTTATGGCAACCCTTCACTGGTATCGGTTGTGCCGGGCGGGGCTTTTTATCCCCCTCCGGAAGTAGATTCAGCTATAGTAAAGATTGTTATCCCTCAGACAACCATTATGGAAGGGGTGTCTGAGGTTGATTTTTTCAAACTGGCCAGAGCCGGTTTTGGTACCCGCCGCAAAACACTGCTTAATGCACTTGCACAGGGACTTGGCATATCCAAACCGGTTATATTGTCACTATTAAACGGGGCAGGTATAGACCCTGCCCGCCGGGCAGAGACTTTGAGCATGGAGGAATGGAAAAAGTTATGCCTGGAATATGCGGGCAACCCATGCTGA
- a CDS encoding metallophosphoesterase family protein translates to MRYAVMADIHANLEALNAVLEDAYKRDATEIWCLGDIINYGPDPTACLEILMNHKHLAVAGNHDLAVAGKINHSLFELEAARCLAWTRSQLSSDMIDYLAVLPEMLIVGDFSLVHGSLKRPVWDYITTPQLASENFGLMRTPYCLVGHTHMPYVFTTGQNGICRGMPLMAGSMQPLRQTNLIINPGSVGQPRDGNPQASYGIYNDEARTFCLYRVAYNIPATQKKMQKAKLPPFLSARLSKGR, encoded by the coding sequence ATGCGTTATGCGGTGATGGCGGACATACATGCTAATCTGGAGGCTTTAAATGCCGTACTGGAAGATGCCTATAAACGTGACGCTACCGAGATATGGTGTTTGGGAGATATTATAAATTACGGCCCTGACCCGACAGCCTGTCTGGAAATTCTGATGAACCACAAACATTTGGCAGTAGCCGGCAACCATGACCTGGCAGTAGCCGGCAAGATAAACCACTCCCTGTTTGAACTGGAAGCCGCCCGTTGTCTGGCATGGACCAGAAGCCAGTTGTCTTCAGACATGATTGATTACCTGGCTGTATTGCCCGAAATGCTTATCGTGGGTGATTTTAGCTTGGTACATGGCAGTCTCAAACGACCGGTGTGGGATTATATTACTACCCCTCAGCTTGCATCCGAGAATTTCGGTCTTATGCGGACGCCTTATTGTCTGGTGGGGCATACCCATATGCCCTATGTATTTACTACCGGCCAAAACGGGATCTGCCGCGGTATGCCCCTAATGGCAGGGAGTATGCAGCCTCTTCGCCAGACAAATCTTATCATAAATCCCGGCAGTGTCGGCCAGCCCAGAGACGGCAACCCGCAGGCCAGTTATGGTATTTACAATGATGAAGCCCGCACTTTCTGCCTTTACAGGGTAGCTTATAACATTCCTGCTACCCAAAAGAAGATGCAAAAAGCCAAATTACCCCCGTTTTTATCAGCACGATTGAGCAAAGGGCGTTAA
- a CDS encoding rubrerythrin family protein has product MPSSENLKSAFAGESQANRKYLFFADKAEKEGFAHVARLFRAAAEAETVHARNHFNVLKGVGNTAANLEEAVAGESYEFTSMYPSFIKEAETEGNSAALLSFNHANKVEKIHHGLFDEALKEVKSGTRAEDQVYYVCQVCGNTVPGAAPARCPICGAPASSFKLV; this is encoded by the coding sequence ATGCCCAGTTCCGAAAATTTGAAATCTGCTTTTGCCGGTGAGAGCCAAGCAAACCGCAAATATCTTTTTTTTGCCGATAAAGCCGAAAAAGAGGGTTTTGCCCATGTAGCCCGTTTATTCAGGGCTGCGGCCGAGGCTGAAACTGTGCATGCCCGAAACCACTTTAACGTCTTAAAAGGAGTGGGAAATACAGCTGCCAATCTGGAAGAGGCGGTTGCGGGTGAGAGTTATGAATTTACCAGTATGTATCCGTCCTTTATAAAAGAAGCCGAAACTGAAGGAAACTCAGCGGCACTGCTTAGCTTTAATCACGCCAACAAGGTAGAAAAAATCCACCACGGTTTGTTTGATGAGGCACTGAAAGAAGTAAAATCCGGTACCCGGGCTGAAGACCAGGTCTATTATGTATGTCAGGTTTGCGGCAATACCGTGCCGGGTGCGGCACCTGCCCGCTGTCCCATATGCGGTGCGCCTGCCTCCAGCTTCAAGTTAGTCTAG
- a CDS encoding ABC transporter permease gives MNWPTYRAFYMWLRNYNVFIRLFWSIAPGFVIEPVVLLVALGFGFGSFIGDINGQPYMEFIIPGVIASYAMTSATFECTYNVFFRMDYRKTYDSILATPMNVSDVVTGEVLWGATRSIITACIILLVAALFGIIHSPWALLAPIFAVLEGIMFASIGIFFASIVPSIYSFNYYFTLFIGPMTFFSGAFFPVSSFPEAVQVISNVVPLTPAVSLIRGAVSGDFSGVNVVISLLAVIGVSAAFYIATLFSMKRRVME, from the coding sequence ATGAACTGGCCTACTTACCGTGCCTTTTATATGTGGCTCAGGAACTACAACGTTTTTATCCGTTTGTTCTGGTCTATAGCGCCGGGGTTTGTTATTGAGCCGGTAGTGCTTCTGGTAGCGCTGGGTTTTGGTTTCGGGTCATTTATCGGGGATATAAACGGCCAGCCCTATATGGAGTTTATTATACCGGGTGTTATTGCCAGTTATGCCATGACCAGTGCTACTTTTGAGTGCACATATAACGTCTTTTTCCGTATGGATTACCGGAAAACCTATGATTCCATACTGGCTACCCCTATGAACGTGAGTGATGTTGTTACCGGTGAGGTTTTATGGGGAGCCACCCGTTCCATCATAACAGCCTGCATTATTCTGCTGGTTGCGGCGCTGTTCGGCATTATCCATTCACCGTGGGCACTGCTGGCACCCATATTTGCGGTGCTTGAGGGCATTATGTTTGCCAGTATCGGCATTTTCTTTGCTTCCATCGTACCTTCCATATACAGTTTCAATTATTATTTTACTTTGTTTATCGGTCCCATGACTTTTTTCAGCGGAGCTTTTTTCCCTGTATCCAGCTTTCCGGAAGCGGTTCAGGTTATTTCGAATGTCGTACCCCTTACTCCGGCGGTCAGCCTTATTCGGGGAGCGGTTAGCGGTGACTTTAGCGGGGTAAATGTGGTAATCTCGTTGCTGGCGGTTATAGGGGTATCGGCGGCTTTTTATATAGCCACTCTTTTTAGTATGAAACGCCGGGTTATGGAATAA
- a CDS encoding class I SAM-dependent methyltransferase: protein MVAPSFFEKVAPVYEFLTRMFMLGTFESARNRMLNEDTSEFSVLDLCTGTGYIANKIEAKRIVGLDQSVQMMALNDRTKRPNKTLVRGNAYHLPFEDGEFERIYCSSASHEFKLFGKVLAECFRTLKPGGKVAIYDIYQPKNKFYSLIVNTIYRYPVEHNIMWVHTLEEWRKLLTEAGFEVEELEAVRGVFVFVRAVRPA, encoded by the coding sequence ATGGTAGCGCCCAGTTTTTTTGAAAAAGTTGCCCCGGTATACGAATTTTTAACCCGTATGTTTATGCTGGGCACATTTGAAAGTGCCCGTAACCGTATGCTGAACGAAGATACCTCTGAATTTAGTGTGTTAGACCTTTGCACCGGTACCGGATATATTGCTAACAAGATAGAGGCGAAGCGGATTGTGGGGCTGGACCAGTCTGTTCAGATGATGGCTCTTAATGACCGCACTAAACGCCCCAATAAAACTCTGGTGCGGGGTAATGCTTATCACCTGCCTTTTGAGGATGGGGAGTTTGAGCGTATTTATTGCTCCAGCGCCAGCCATGAATTCAAATTGTTTGGCAAGGTACTGGCAGAATGTTTCCGCACCCTGAAGCCCGGTGGTAAAGTGGCTATTTATGATATTTACCAGCCCAAAAACAAATTTTATTCCCTGATAGTCAATACTATTTACCGTTATCCTGTTGAGCACAATATTATGTGGGTGCATACTCTGGAGGAATGGCGGAAACTTCTAACCGAAGCCGGTTTTGAGGTGGAGGAACTGGAAGCAGTCAGAGGGGTATTTGTATTTGTGCGGGCCGTAAGACCTGCTTAA
- a CDS encoding prenyltransferase — MKALTSERPGFQDWIQAARLKFLPQGVMPVVIAGALAFSEGTFNVANFIVAFSAAAAVQIGLTMFNDTLDYVYGTDCKPIDAKNPFSGGSGVFTCGLIKPRQSLMVIFGLYLFALMCAIYMALDMGWGVMWIAIIGATISILYSAKPLRLAYHGLGELVMLLGYGPVLTAWGYFVHTGMVSWDVLLIGVIPGLCMWTMILINEIPDYEEDRAAGKRNLTYRLGPKNAKNLFIISLVALYAYILALVFSGVMPPLSAIALGGIPLAVMAVRIAHRYYDDPIKVAMANKLMVIIYSVTTATVAIGMLT, encoded by the coding sequence TGGATACAGGCCGCCCGCCTTAAGTTTTTACCTCAGGGTGTAATGCCGGTGGTAATAGCCGGCGCTTTAGCCTTTTCCGAGGGTACCTTTAATGTGGCCAATTTTATAGTGGCTTTTTCAGCTGCTGCAGCTGTCCAGATAGGTCTTACCATGTTCAACGATACCCTTGATTATGTTTATGGTACTGACTGCAAACCCATAGATGCCAAAAACCCTTTCTCCGGAGGGAGCGGGGTATTTACCTGCGGCCTCATAAAACCCCGCCAGTCTCTGATGGTTATCTTTGGGCTGTATCTCTTTGCCCTGATGTGTGCCATTTACATGGCGCTGGACATGGGTTGGGGAGTTATGTGGATTGCCATTATCGGAGCGACTATTTCCATACTCTATTCCGCCAAACCTCTACGTTTGGCCTACCACGGCTTGGGCGAACTTGTGATGCTTCTTGGATACGGACCGGTTCTAACCGCTTGGGGTTATTTTGTCCACACCGGCATGGTTAGCTGGGATGTGCTTCTAATAGGTGTCATACCGGGTTTATGCATGTGGACCATGATACTTATCAATGAGATACCGGATTACGAAGAAGACCGGGCAGCCGGAAAACGTAACCTGACATATCGGTTAGGGCCTAAAAATGCCAAAAATCTGTTTATTATTTCACTGGTAGCTCTGTATGCCTATATACTGGCGCTTGTTTTTAGCGGGGTGATGCCGCCACTCTCTGCCATAGCCTTAGGCGGTATTCCTCTGGCAGTTATGGCCGTCAGGATTGCCCACCGCTATTACGATGACCCCATAAAGGTAGCCATGGCCAATAAATTGATGGTCATAATATATTCGGTCACAACTGCTACGGTGGCCATAGGGATGTTGACATAA
- a CDS encoding AAA family ATPase translates to MKVVALVGMPGAGKTEASRMFSKNGFIRIRFGDVTDEKLRELGLPLNEENERKVRESLRKQYGMEAYAVLNLSRIDENLKNDNVVVDGLYSWEEYKFLKSYYKEKLIVVAISSSPSTRYSRLCERADRPLNYDDAVSRDYSEIENINKAGPIVMADITVLNELDLKDLEKQVKKLGLELRADA, encoded by the coding sequence ATGAAGGTAGTTGCCCTGGTGGGCATGCCGGGGGCGGGTAAGACCGAAGCCTCGCGTATGTTCAGTAAAAACGGTTTTATACGGATACGCTTCGGAGATGTTACTGATGAAAAACTCCGCGAGCTGGGTTTGCCCCTGAATGAAGAAAATGAACGCAAGGTGAGGGAATCACTCCGCAAGCAGTACGGTATGGAAGCCTATGCGGTGCTGAACCTTAGCCGTATTGATGAAAACCTGAAAAACGACAATGTGGTAGTAGACGGGCTGTATTCATGGGAAGAGTATAAATTTCTTAAAAGCTACTACAAAGAAAAGCTGATAGTGGTCGCCATATCTTCCTCACCCTCTACCCGTTACTCCCGTTTGTGCGAAAGGGCTGATCGCCCCTTGAACTATGATGATGCTGTTTCCCGTGATTACTCTGAGATAGAAAATATAAACAAGGCCGGGCCGATTGTAATGGCGGATATTACAGTTTTGAACGAACTGGACTTGAAAGACCTTGAAAAGCAAGTAAAGAAACTTGGCCTTGAACTGCGAGCAGACGCATGA
- a CDS encoding potassium channel family protein, which translates to MTKYNLMKKVHNLLTFGFDSQPRRFISWFIISLICLNVLAVILGSVDTIGRDYHDLLFGFEIFSVAVFSLEYILRVWSCTVEPKYSHPFTGRIRFAVSPLALTDLLAILPFYLPFLIHVDLRFLRTLRLLRLFRLGHLKRFNETSRMILNVLRERREALIISFAIILLLIIFTSSLMYFVENPAQPEVFKNIPDSMWWAVMTMTTVGYGDIYPIIALGKLLTSIISILGLATFALPTAILSAGLLEEFQNKKEIHEHICPTCGQEIPKT; encoded by the coding sequence ATGACCAAGTATAATCTAATGAAAAAGGTTCATAACCTGCTTACTTTCGGCTTTGACAGCCAGCCCCGCCGGTTTATCAGCTGGTTTATTATCAGCCTCATCTGTTTAAATGTGCTGGCGGTTATACTTGGTTCGGTAGATACTATTGGCCGGGATTATCATGACCTGCTCTTCGGCTTTGAGATATTTTCAGTAGCGGTATTCAGTCTGGAGTACATTTTACGGGTTTGGAGCTGTACCGTTGAACCAAAGTATTCCCACCCTTTTACCGGCCGGATACGTTTTGCCGTATCTCCGCTGGCACTGACGGATTTGCTGGCTATACTGCCCTTCTACCTGCCATTCCTTATACACGTAGACCTGCGTTTCTTGAGAACCCTGCGGCTTTTACGGTTATTCCGTTTGGGACATTTGAAACGTTTTAACGAAACCTCCCGCATGATTCTAAACGTGCTCCGCGAACGCAGAGAAGCCCTGATAATATCTTTTGCCATTATCCTGCTGCTTATTATCTTTACTTCCAGCCTGATGTACTTTGTGGAAAACCCTGCCCAGCCGGAAGTGTTTAAAAACATACCTGATTCCATGTGGTGGGCTGTTATGACCATGACTACTGTAGGCTACGGTGATATCTACCCCATTATCGCACTCGGAAAGCTTCTGACCAGTATAATATCCATACTGGGGCTGGCCACTTTTGCATTACCTACCGCCATTTTGTCTGCCGGATTACTGGAAGAATTCCAAAATAAAAAAGAAATTCATGAACATATCTGCCCCACCTGCGGTCAGGAGATACCAAAAACCTGA
- a CDS encoding deoxycytidylate deaminase — protein MSRPNVDEYFLKIAAVVAERSTCVRHHVGAVAVRDKHILSSGYNGAPAGLTDCLELGCLRDQNGIPSGTRHEICRAVHAEQNVIIQASLHGTSLEGATVYATHTPCVLCAKMLTNARIKRYVSYGKYADDSFIDMFKQAGIEVVIKDRPPCVVEYLD, from the coding sequence ATGAGCCGCCCAAATGTAGATGAATACTTTCTTAAGATAGCGGCAGTGGTAGCCGAACGTTCCACCTGTGTCCGCCATCACGTCGGGGCAGTAGCCGTAAGGGACAAACATATTCTTTCCAGCGGTTACAACGGTGCGCCGGCTGGTCTGACGGATTGTCTGGAACTGGGTTGCTTACGTGACCAGAACGGCATTCCTTCGGGTACCCGCCATGAGATTTGCCGGGCGGTGCATGCCGAACAGAATGTTATTATTCAGGCGTCTCTGCATGGCACCAGTCTGGAAGGGGCAACTGTTTATGCCACTCACACCCCTTGCGTGCTGTGTGCCAAAATGCTGACCAATGCCCGTATAAAACGCTATGTCAGTTACGGCAAATACGCGGATGATTCGTTTATAGATATGTTTAAACAGGCGGGTATCGAGGTGGTTATCAAAGATCGTCCTCCGTGTGTAGTGGAATATCTGGACTAA
- the ispE gene encoding 4-(cytidine 5'-diphospho)-2-C-methyl-D-erythritol kinase, with protein sequence MLTLLAPAKVNLSLEVLYRRKDGYHELRSIIQSLSLCDRLSFSPSKTVHISSDSQDWQADLSLVSKAVELFSERCGQNTGVNLKIAKRIPLVSGLGGDSSCAAAVLKGLNKLWGCGYPCWRLMEIGAELGSDVPFFIMGGTAMMEGRGETVTPLPTLTQMWAVLLVPALDMPADKTAALYRNLRPDSFTSGEISDKLLESICQGKLSLSLCFNAFEKVAFELFPELVKYRWQFLEAGAYQISLAGAGPTLFTLLKDKNTAEKIYHNLCQKGHQAYLVSTLGPLD encoded by the coding sequence ATGCTGACATTGCTGGCTCCTGCCAAAGTCAACCTTAGTCTGGAAGTGCTATACCGCAGAAAAGACGGATACCATGAATTGCGAAGCATTATCCAGTCTCTAAGCCTGTGTGACCGCCTGTCTTTCAGCCCTTCTAAAACGGTACATATAAGTTCAGACAGCCAGGACTGGCAGGCTGACCTTAGTTTGGTTTCAAAAGCAGTGGAACTGTTTAGTGAAAGATGCGGGCAGAACACAGGGGTAAACCTGAAAATAGCCAAACGTATTCCACTGGTTTCCGGGCTGGGGGGAGACAGTTCGTGTGCGGCGGCTGTTTTGAAAGGACTTAACAAGCTTTGGGGGTGCGGTTATCCCTGCTGGCGTTTGATGGAGATAGGTGCAGAGCTGGGTTCTGACGTGCCGTTTTTTATAATGGGCGGTACGGCCATGATGGAAGGGCGGGGAGAAACAGTAACTCCTCTGCCTACCCTTACTCAAATGTGGGCGGTTTTACTGGTGCCGGCGCTTGATATGCCGGCTGATAAAACTGCTGCCCTTTACCGAAATTTGCGCCCGGATAGCTTTACCAGCGGAGAGATAAGTGACAAGCTGCTGGAAAGTATTTGTCAGGGTAAGCTCAGCCTCAGCCTTTGTTTTAACGCCTTTGAGAAAGTAGCTTTTGAGCTTTTCCCCGAACTGGTCAAATACCGCTGGCAGTTTCTGGAAGCAGGGGCTTACCAGATATCTTTAGCCGGGGCAGGACCGACCCTGTTCACCCTGCTTAAAGATAAAAACACTGCTGAAAAGATATACCATAACCTGTGCCAAAAAGGGCATCAGGCCTATCTGGTGTCCACTTTAGGGCCGCTGGATTGA
- a CDS encoding CCA tRNA nucleotidyltransferase translates to MNAEELKSFLKNRLPPEINRLILHAAELAASQNLHLYLVGGLVRDFLLNKTPKDADLVLAANAIKFGQGLLEGFNYKATLHPRFNNLSADINGFKLDISTARNEFYPDPGKLPEVLEGDIKADLFRRDFKINAMALSLSPQDFGCLVDPYNGLTDLKQHKLSVLHPKSFRDDPSRIWRALRYSERLGFDISSETLTLLQRDAQLIPLIGADRLRYEMECIFKEAKPENILLKAEETGVLKNSLPFIKADNWPADKFAEARNMYGENVSPEIYLCLLSVRLDKPQAEALITGLHLSKYISACLRDYQCLAEHLAELGRVDLSPSRLYGILVKCKKEARQAFNIANDNPIVRKHLMLFQEELSGIKPCLKGTDLLTLGFAPGPDIKTVLAELLNLKLDGKIPSRTDEIDYVKRRQADDQV, encoded by the coding sequence ATGAATGCGGAAGAGCTAAAGAGTTTTTTAAAAAACCGCTTGCCACCGGAAATAAACCGGCTTATTCTGCATGCAGCTGAACTTGCCGCCAGCCAAAACCTGCATCTTTATCTTGTGGGCGGGCTGGTACGGGATTTCCTGCTGAATAAAACCCCGAAAGATGCGGACCTGGTGCTTGCAGCCAACGCCATAAAGTTTGGGCAAGGCCTGCTTGAGGGATTTAATTATAAAGCCACCCTTCACCCCCGTTTCAACAACCTTTCGGCAGATATAAACGGCTTCAAACTGGATATTTCCACTGCCCGAAATGAATTTTACCCTGACCCGGGTAAACTGCCTGAGGTACTTGAAGGCGATATCAAGGCAGATTTGTTTCGCCGTGACTTCAAAATAAATGCTATGGCCCTAAGCCTGAGCCCCCAAGATTTCGGTTGCCTTGTAGACCCCTACAACGGGCTTACAGACCTTAAACAGCATAAACTTAGCGTACTCCACCCCAAAAGCTTCAGGGATGACCCCAGCCGCATCTGGCGGGCTTTGCGTTATTCAGAGCGCCTTGGCTTCGATATCTCAAGCGAGACCCTGACCCTGCTTCAGCGTGACGCCCAGCTGATACCTTTGATAGGTGCCGACAGGTTGCGGTATGAAATGGAATGCATTTTTAAGGAAGCCAAACCTGAGAATATTTTACTCAAGGCAGAGGAAACAGGTGTTCTGAAAAACAGCCTGCCGTTTATAAAGGCTGATAATTGGCCGGCAGACAAATTTGCCGAAGCCAGAAATATGTACGGCGAAAATGTATCTCCCGAAATATACCTCTGCCTGCTTTCGGTACGTCTGGATAAACCTCAGGCAGAAGCCTTGATAACCGGTCTGCACCTGAGCAAGTATATCTCGGCATGCCTGCGGGACTACCAATGCCTAGCTGAACATCTGGCAGAACTGGGCAGGGTTGACCTTAGTCCCAGCCGATTGTACGGCATACTGGTGAAGTGTAAAAAAGAGGCCAGACAGGCATTTAATATCGCTAACGATAACCCGATTGTCAGAAAACACCTGATGCTTTTTCAGGAAGAATTATCAGGCATAAAGCCATGTCTAAAAGGAACAGACCTGCTCACACTGGGTTTTGCACCCGGCCCGGATATCAAGACAGTACTTGCCGAACTGCTCAATCTGAAACTGGACGGAAAGATTCCCAGCCGAACAGACGAAATAGATTATGTAAAACGGAGACAGGCCGATGACCAAGTATAA